Proteins from one Oryza sativa Japonica Group chromosome 12, ASM3414082v1 genomic window:
- the LOC4351546 gene encoding uncharacterized protein, whose protein sequence is MRTTNCDSGGVRDVTKPKRVVAFSDIYSGDVSDGARAATRPARNLARSLIAISLERYFKRGTCAVKPSTIRSNMFWRELGSGRHPGDWVAAAFSSHERRIWMEVLSDLLRKSAEVTSAICNWVGDQVNRAGSGWIWPNAFRHRAGWRPIMGQWNPNPRRRADMKFGRITPVVKFWYGKFYRGHTKDIIDVDLFWRSTVKEKDSELLGYKFRYKEGIKSKISLGSQISSAGFNLGFGHLALVLKVMAAAEGGGDQGTINAIVAHPKPSGASSLPPGSRLESELQAVLVLNQSVDGIHDQATGSRVLPSSGNHDGGLASNNLSSQGPTVFTEGEVVDEEEDAVEIEIEENEVQKAGQWTILARFYSLKFPNQSALFEDMRRAWRLRAEMSYKSLKDNLFIVSFNAEGDYNFVLQGDPWLHRGDALLVAEFNGLLNPSMVNLDTVPIWVRIYDLPLVMMNRARGELYGSKMGKVREVDVQEDGCNKHDFFRIRVDLPVNRPLRRMLAIKIKVQGKEETRRFHLRYERVPHFCFFCGFIGHSDKECEKRLTNENEPLVFSAELRCSPLKPFERKVGKVKAVHSQGVQRKLSFRGPGSVSSSSAGIRQDAKRYEDQPTRVDAFDGFDIREGKGEDSIDSQLADQTNMLHVSEVSSLGQKKGKDLVSKETSSIPSMEMIPAIRDLNVQQVSFGDGSTEEFGSPTKRKALPTTKSSGIVQQAVLEYGQRGAEETASSTRAMKRLKKGVEANTGVEDMEATSLGAAGKLAGPMRGQSVEKMSRLRGRLGLRGFTGVSSEGMSGGLALYWDESVSVDVKDINKRYIDAYVQLSPEEPQWHVTFVYGEPRVENRHRMWSLLRTIHQSSSLPWAVIGDFNETMWQFEHFSRTPRGEPQMQDFRDVLQDCELHDLGFKGVPHTYDNKREGWRNVKVRLDRVVADDKWRDIYSTAQVVHLVSPCSDHCPILLNLVVKDPHQLRQKCLHYEIVWEREPEATQVIEEAWVVAGEKADLGDINKALAKVMTALRSWSRAKVKNVGRELEKARKKLAELIESNADRTVIRNATDHMNELLYREEMLWLQRSRVNWLKDEDRNTKFFHSRAVWRAKKNKISKLRDANETVHSSTMKLESMATEYFQDVYTADPNLNPETVTRLIQEKVTDIMNEKLCEDFTEDEISQAIFQIGPLKSPGPDGFPARFYQRNWGTIKADIIGAVRRFFQTGLMPEGVNDTAIVLIPKKEQPVDLRDFRPISLCNVVYKVVSKCLVNRLRPILDDLVSVEQSAFVQGRMITDNALLAFECFHAMQKNKKANHAACAYKLDLSKAYDRVDWRFLEMAMNKLGFARRWVNWIMKCVTSVRYMVKFNGTLLQSFAPTRGLRQGDPLLPFLFLFVADGLSLLLKEKVAQNSLTPFKVCRAAPGISHLLFADDTLLFFKAHQREAEVVKEVLSSYAMGTGQLINPAKCSILMGGASTPAVSEAISEILQVERDRFEDRYLGFPTPEGRMHKGRFQSLQAKIWKRVIQWGENHLSTGGKEVLIKAVIQAIPVYVMGIFKLPESVIDDLTKLTKNFWWDSMNGQRKTHWKAWDSLTKPKSLGGLGFRDYRLFNQALLARQAWRLITYPDSLCARVLKAKYFPHGSLIDTSFGSNSSPAWRSIEYGLDLLKKGIIWRVGNGNSIRIWRDSWLPRDHSRRPITGKANCRLKWVSDLITEDGSWDVPKIHQYFHNLDAEVILNICISSRSEEDFIAWHPDKNGMFSVRSAYRLAAQLVNIEESSSSGTNNINKAWEMIWKCKVPQKVKIFAWRVASNCLATMVNKKKRKLEQSDMCQICDRENEDDAHALCRCIQASQLWSCMHKSGSVSVDIKASVLGRFWLFDCLEKIPEYEQAMFLMTLWRNWYVRNELIHGKSAPPTETSQRFIQSYVDLLFQIRQAPQADLVKGKHVVRTVPLKGGPKYRVLNNHQPCWERPKDGWMKLNVDGSFDASSGKGGLGMILRNSAGDIIFTSCKPLERCNNPLESELRACVEGLKLAIHWTLLPIQVETDCASVVQLLQGIGRDFSVLANIIHEARHLLQTPSRTNTKVTTQKQTLRPNATAHCMPTDRPTEPGPRGGPGGHPSRRFRPPSHPLTRGPHTHAAPPLAAALACPHGEQPDAKILPAATPPMSDDHSGGGGEQRQCRRGFAVDVVELGAALALADMAGAAVKPAMQLQLQPTAAQEEDEEMATTRLSLQLGNNVGSIIQSSSCSSSGSSAGLPAPPPPPPPATAYGTKPLHMLTEEEKEAKRLRRVLANRESARQTILRRQAIRDELARKVADLSTQNESMKKLKLAINSNDVVFGGAGEGDSDAGVPLTEGDKQAAQRTGTASSFAFLVLINLLVV, encoded by the exons ATGAGAACAACCAACTGCGACAGTGGCGGAGTCAGGGATGTCACGAAGCCCAAACGAGTAGTGGCGTTTTCTG ATATCTACAGTGGAGACGTCAGCGATGGAGCCCGTGCAGCCACCCGACCTGCCCGGAATCTAGCTCGGTCTTTAATCGCAA TTTCTTTGGAAAGGTACTTTAAAAGGGGTACGTGTGCCGTTAAGCCTTCAACCATTAGATCAAACATGTTTTGGCGTGAGTTAGGGTCTGGGCGGCACCCAGGCGACTGGGTTGCGGCAGCCTTCTCCTCCCATGAAAGGAGGATCTGGATGGAGGTTCTCTCCGATCTGCTCAGAAAGTCTGCGGAGGTCACGTCTGCGATCTGTAATTGGGTTGGTGATCAGGTTAATCGTGCTGGTTCTGGTTGGATCTGGCCGAATGCTTTTCGACATCGGGCAGGATGGAGGCCTATCATGGGACAATGGAATCCTAAtccgaggaggagggcggataTGAAGTTTGGTAGAATTACGCCTGTTGTCAAATTCTGGTACGGCAAGTTCTACAGGGGTCACACCAAAGATATCATTGATGTGGATCTGTTTTGGCGATCAACCGTGAAAGAAAAGGACTCGGAGCTGCTGGGGTATAAATTCAGGTACAAGGAAGGGATAAAATCAAAAATATCTCTCGGGTCACAGATATCTAGTGCAGGTTTCAATCTAGGGTTCGGTCATCTAGCCCTTGTGCTTAAGGTCATGGCGGCTGCCGAGGGTGGGGGTGATCAAGGGACTATCAATGCGATAGTTGCCCACCCGAAGCCTTCCGGTGCGTCGTCGTTGCCCCCAGGGAGCAGGTTGGAATCTGAACTCCAAGCTGTACTAGTTCTGAATCAAAGCGTGGATGGGATACATGATCAGGCAACAGGTTCAAGAGTGCTGCCATCGTCTGGAAATCATGATGGTGGGTTGGCAAGTAATAACCTGAGCAGTCAAGGCCCTACAGTTTTCACTGAAGGAGAGGTtgtcgatgaggaggaggatgcagTTGAAATTGAAATCGAAGAGAACGAAGTTCAGAAGGCCGGTCAATGGACGATCCTAGCGAGGTTCTACTCGCTCAAGTTTCCTAATCAGTCGGCTCTGTTTGAGGATATGAGAAGAGCATGGCGTTTGCGGGCGGAGATGAGTTACAAGTCCCTAAAGGATAACCTCTTCATTGTGTCTTTTAATGCAGAAGGGGATTATAATTTCGTGCTGCAAGGAGATCCATGGTTGCACAGAGGAGATGCTTTATTGGTGGCGGAGTTTAATGGCTTGTTAAACCCTTCCATGGTGAACTTGGATACAGTCCCTATTTGGGTCAGGATCTATGACCTTCCCCTAGTTATGATGAACAGAGCAAGAGGTGAACTCTATGGCAGTAAGATGGGCAAAGTTCGCGAAGTGGATGTCCAGGAGGATGGATGCAATAAGCATGATTTCTTCCGTATACGGGTGGATCTCCCAGTCAATCGCCCCCTAAGAAGAATGCTAGCTATTAAGATAAAGGTGCAAGGCAAAGAGGAGACTCGCAGATTTCACCTTCGATATGAAAGAGTCCCACACTTTTGTTTCTTCTGTGGGTTTATCGGACACTCAGATAAAGAATGCGAAAAGAGACTGACAAATGAGAATGAGCCTTTAGTATTTTCTGCTGAACTCCGTTGTTCGCCCTTAAAACCCTTTGAGAGAAAAGTGGGTAAAGTAAAAGCAGTTCATTCTCAAGGTGTTCAGAGAAAATTGTCTTTCAGGGGCCCAGGAAGTGTGAGTTCTTCGTCAGCGGGTATTAGACAGGATGCTAAGAGATATGAAGATCAACCCACAAGGGTGGATGCTTTTGATGGTTTTGATATTAGAGAAGGAAAAGGTGAAGACTCAATAGATAGTCAACTTGCTGACCAGACAAATATGCTGCACGTCTCGGAGGTGTCAAGCCTTGGACAGAAGAAGGGCAAGGATTTGGTTAGTAAGGAAACCAGCTCAATACCTTCAATGGAGATGATCCCAGCAATTAGAGACCTGAATGTACAGCAAGTTTCCTTTGGAGATGGCTCTACTGAAGAATTTGGAAGCCCAACAAAGAGGAAAGCTTTGCCGACAACAAAGAGCTCAGGCATTGTCCAGCAGGCTGTTTTGGAGTATGGCCAGAGAGGAGCAGAGGAAACGGCAAGCTCAACACGGGCAATGAAGAGGCTCAAGAAGGGAGTGGAGGCAAACACTGGCGTGGAAGACATGGAAGCAACCAGCCTAGGGGCTGCTGGTAAACTGGCGGGACCTATGAGAGG ACAAAGTGTGGAGAAGATGAGTCGCTTAAGAGGGAGACTGGGTCTTAGGGGTTTTACTGGTGTTAGCAGTGAAGGTATGAGTGGTGGTCTTGCCTTGTATTGGGATGAGTCTGTTTCAGTCGATGTCAAAGATATTAATAAAAGATATATTGATGCGTATGTGCAATTGTCCCCAGAGGAACCACAGTGGCATGTTACTTTTGTGTATGGTGAACCCCGTGTTGAGAATAGACATCGAATGTGGTCGTTGCTGAGAACAATCCACCAATCTTCGTCCTTGCCCTGGGCCGTCATTGGTgattttaatgaaactatgtgGCAGTTTGAACACTTCTCAAGAACCCCACGGGGTGAACCCCAAATGCAGGATTTCCGTGATGTCCTGCAAGATTGTGAATTACATGATCTGGGATTTAAAGGTGTACCACACACTTATGATAATAAGAGGGAGGGATGGAGGAATGTTAAAGTTAGGCTTGATCGAGTAGTGGCAGATGATAAATGGAGAGATATATACTCTACCGCTCAGGTTGTGCATCTTGTCTCCCCATGTTCTGATCACTGCCCAATTTTGCTGAACCTGGTAGTGAAAGATCCCCACCAACTTCGTCAGAAATGCCTCCATTATGAGATTGTGTGGGAGAGGGAACCGGAAGCTACCCAGGTAATTGAGGAAGCCTGGGTAGTTGCGGGAGAAAAGGCTGATCTCGGAGACATCAACAAAGCCCTGGCAAAGGTCATGACAGCGCTGCGATCTTGGAGCAGAGCCAAAGTGAAAAATGTAGGAAGAGAACTGGAGAAGGCTCGGAAAAAATTGGCGGAACTTATAGAATCAAACGCCGACAGAACGGTAATTCGCAATGCGACAGACCATATGAACGAGCTGTTGTACAGAGAGGAAATGCTGTGGCTGCAGCGGTCCAGAGTTAATTGGCTAAAGGATGAGGATCGAAATACGAAATTTTTTCATAGCCGGGCAGTATGGAGAGCAAAGAAGAATAAAATCTCCAAACTACGGGATGCAAATGAAACTGTTCACAGTTCGACAATGAAGTTGGAGAGCATGGCAACTGAATATTTTCAGGATGTGTACACTGCTGATCCAAATCTTAATCCTGAAACCGTTACTCGTCTTATCCAGGAAAAGGTTACGGATATCATGAATGAGAAGCTTTGTGAGGATTTTACGGAGGATGAAATTTCTCAGGCAATTTTCCAAATTGGGCCCCTGAAATCACCTGGTCCAGATGGCTTTCCAGCCAGGTTCTATCAGCGCAACTGGGGCACAATTAAAGCTGATATAATCGGTGCAGTTCGCCGTTTCTTCCAAACTGGACTGATGCCTGAAGGGGTCAATGATACGGCCATTGTTCTTATCCCTAAGAAGGAACAACCAGTAGATTTGCGAGACTTTCGGCCGATAAGCTTATGTAATGTTGTCTACAAAGTGGTATCCAAATGCCTGGTTAACAGATTGAGACCGATCCTAGATGATCTTGTTTCTGTGGAACAAAGTGCCTTTGTGCAGGGAAGAATGATAACTGACAACGCTCTCTTAGCCTTTGAATGTTTCCATGCTATGCAAAAGAACAAGAAGGCAAACCACGCAGCTTGTGCATATAAACTAGATCTATCAAAAGCCTACGACAGGGTGGATTGGCGTTTCTTGGAGATGGCAATGAATAAGTTGGGTTTTGCTCGCCGATGGGTTAACTGGATTATGAAGTGTGTTACCTCGGTGAGATACATGGTAAAATTCAATGGAACCCTACTTCAATCATTCGCTCCAACTAGAGGTTTAAGGCAAGGAGATCCTCTCTTGCCCTTCCTATTTTTGTTCGTGGCAGATGGACTGTCATTGCTGCTGAAGGAAAAGGTGGCCCAGAATTCTTTGACCCCTTTTAAAGTCTGCAGAGCTGCCCCTGGAATTTCCCACTTACTCTTTGCTGATGATACCCTCTTATTCTTTAAAGCACACCAAAGAGAGGCGGAAGTGGTAAAAGAAGTGCTCTCATCCTATGCCATGGGCACTGGACAATTAATTAACCCAGCCAAATGTTCTATCCTCATGGGAGGAGCCTCGACCCCGGCTGTCAGTGAGGCTATATCAGAAATTTTACAAGTGGAAAGAGACAGGTTTGAAGATAGATATCTGGGATTTCCTACCCCGGAGGGACGGATGCACAAAGGACGTTTTCAGAGTCTGCAAGCTAAGATTTGGAAAAGAGTGATCCAATGGGGTGAGAACCATCTCTCCACGGGTGGAAAAGAAGTGTTGATCAAGGCTGTGATTCAAGCCATCCCAGTATATGTGATGGGGATTTTTAAATTACCTGAATCTGTTATTGATGATCTAACGAAACTAACAAAGAACTTTTGGTGGGATTCCATGAACGGCCAGAGAAAAACGCATTGGAAAGCCTGGGATTCGTTAACGAAACCAAAAAGCTTGGGTGGCCTTGGTTTCAGAGACTATCGGCTTTTCAACCAGGCACTTCTGGCCCGGCAAGCATGGAGGTTGATAACATACCCAGATAGCCTGTGTGCTAGAGTTCTTAAAGCAAAATATTTCCCCCATGGTTCCCTGATTGACACTTCCTTTGGGAGTAACTCGTCCCCAGCATGGAGAAGCATTGAGTATGGCCTAGATTTGTTAAAAAAGGGCATTATTTGGAGAGTGGGTAATGGAAATTCAATTCGGATCTGGCGGGATTCATGGCTGCCAAGAGATCACTCAAGAAGACCAATCACTGGGAAAGCAAACTGCAGACTAAAGTGGGTGTCTGACCTAATTACAGAAGATGGATCCTGGGATGTGCCGAAAATCCATCAGTATTTCCATAATTTGGATGCAGAGGTTATACTGAACATCTGCATTTCTTCAAGATCGGAGGAAGACTTCATTGCCTGGCACCCTGATAAGAACGGTATGTTCTCAGTTCGAAGCGCTTACAGATTGGCAGCTCAGTTAGTGAATATAGAAGAAAGTTCTAGCTCTGGGACAAATAATATTAACAAAGCATGGGAGATGATTTGGAAATGCAAGGTTCCTCAAAAGGTCAAAATCTTTGCTTGGAGGGTGGCCTCCAACTGCCTGGCGACCATGgtaaataaaaagaagagaaaattggAACAATCTGATATGTGCCAAATCTGCGACAGGGAAAATGAAGATGATGCTCATGCTCTCTGCAGGTGCATTCAAGCTAGCCAGCTTTGGTCATGTATGCATAAATCGGGAAGTGTTTCAGTAGATATAAAGGCCTCTGTTTTAGGAAGGTTTTGGCTGTTTGATTGCCTTGAAAAAATTCCAGAATATGAACAGGCCATGTTCTTGATGACTCTGTGGCGCAACTGGTACGTGAGGAATGAGCTAATACATGGCAAGTCAGCCCCGCCGACGGAGACGTCACAGAGATTTATACAGAGCTATGTCGATTTACTGTTCCAGATCCGACAAGCTCCTCAGGCTGACCTAGTAAAAGGAAAGCATGTGGTGAGGACTGTACCTCTGAAAGGAGGGCCTAAATATCGAGTGCTTAACAATCACCAACCATGCTGGGAGAGACCAAAAGATGGCTGGATGAAATTAAATGTGGATGGATCCTTTGACGCTAGCTCCGGTAAGGGGGGTCTTGGAATGATCCTCAGGAATAGCGCTGGTGATATCATCTTCACTTCTTGCAAACCCCTTGAAAGATGCAACAACCCGCTAGAATCAGAGCTGCGTGCCTGTGTTGAAGGGCTTAAGCTGGCGATCCATTGGACTTTGCTTCCGATTCAGGTGGAAACAGATTGTGCCTCAGTGGTCCAGCTTCTGCAGGGTATCGGTAGAGATTTTTCTGTTCTAGCCAACATCATTCATGAAGCGAGGCATCTGCTG CAGACGCCTTCACGGACCAACACAAAAGTTACGACCCAAAAACAAACTCTCCGACCGAACGCAACAGCGCACTGCATGCCAACCGACCGACCGACCGAGCCCGGGCCGCGGGGTGGGCCAGGTGGCCATCCTTCCAGACGCTTCCGCCCCCCATCCCACCcactgacgcgtgggccccacacccaC GCCgcgccccccctcgccgccgcactCGCCTGCCCCCACGGCGAGCAGCCAGATGCCAAGATCCTCCCCGCGGCTACTCCTCCCATGTCGGACGAccacagcggcggcggaggcgagcagCGGCAATGCCGGCGAGGGTTCGCGGTGGACGTGGTGGAGCTCGGTGCGGCCCTGGCTCTGGCCGAcatggccggcgccgccgtcaaaCCGGccatgcagctgcagctgcagccgaCCGCCGctcaggaggaggacgaggagatgGCGACCACGAGGCTGAGCCTTCAGCTCGGCAACAACGTCGGCAGCATCATCcagtcctcctcctgctccagcAGCGGCTCCagcgccggcctccccgcgccaccgccgccgccgccgccggccaccgcctaCGGCACCAAGCCCCTCCACATGCTCACCGAG gaggagaaggaggcgaaGCGGCTGCGGCGAGTGCTCGCCAACCGGGAATCCGCACGCCAAACCATACTCCGCCGTCAG GCTATTAGAGATGAACTGGCAAGAAAGGTCGCAGATCTGTCAACACAGAATGAGAGCATGAAGAAG CTTAAGCTGGCAATTAACAGTAATGATGTTGTGTTTGGGGGTGCAGGAGAGGGAGACAGTGATGCAGGAGTACCTCTCACTGAAGGAGACAAACAAGCAGCTCAAAGAACAGGCACAGCATCATCTTTCGCTTTCCTTGTTCTAATTAATCTCTTAGTAGTataa
- the LOC4351545 gene encoding NAC domain-containing protein 90, which yields MVMSGGGGGARIVSDPAATPGFRFYPTEEELIGFYLRHRLAGTRADDVARVIPVVDVYGYHPSQLAAMAGVATAGDREQWFFFCPRAERELHGGRPARTTPSGYWKATGSPSFVFSSSAAAAARVIGVKRTMVFYQGRAPSGTKTRWKMNEYKAVAAAAADDDHNAAGVAVQLPPMAPPPSSSACVRLRNELSVCRVYVSTGTLRSFDRRPLDAPPVISHHQPQLQQQQRQLPSSAAAAATNGNLIALAGGYECSHDSSGGSSEDAAIDWSSLITAATDSATAAVDFSFNDDIDFSPAAVGPWAPQL from the coding sequence ATGGtgatgagcggcggcggcggcggcgcgaggattGTCAGTgatccggcggcgacgccggggtTCCGATTCTACCcgacggaggaggagctgatCGGCTTctacctccgccaccgcctcgccggcacgagggccgacGACGTCGCCCGCGTCATCCCCGTCGTCGACGTCTACGGCTACCATCCTTCCCagctcgccgccatggccggggTGGCGACCGCGGGGGACAGGGAGCAGTGGTTCTTCTTCTGCCCGAGGGCGGAGCGGGAGCTCCACGGCGGCAGGCCGGCGCGGACCACGCCGTCGGGCTACTGGAAGGCCACGGGCTCGCCGTCCTtcgtcttctcctcctccgccgccgccgccgccagggtCATCGGCGTCAAGCGCACCATGGTCTTCTACCAGGGCCGCGCCCCCTCCGGCACCAAGACCAGGTGGAAGATGAACGAGTAcaaggccgtcgccgccgccgccgccgacgacgaccacaACGCCGCTGGCGTGGCCGTGCAGCTGCCAccaatggcgccgccgccgtcgtcctccgcgTGCGTGCGGCTGAGGAACGAGCTGAGCGTGTGCCGGGTGTACGTCAGCACCGGCACGCTCCGATCCTTCGACCGCCGCCCCCTCGACGCGCCCCCGGTGATCAGCCACCATCAACCTCAGCTCCAGCAACAACAACGTCAGCTGCCatcgtcggcagcggcggcggcgacgaacggcAACCTcatcgccctcgccggcgggtACGAGTGCTCACACGACAGCTCCGGTGGCTCGTCGGAAGATGCCGCCATCGACTGGAGCTCGCTGATTACCGCCGCCACCGATTCCGCTACCGCCGCCGTTGATTTCAGCTTCAACGACGACATCGATTTCAGCCCTGCCGCTGTTGGCCCATGGGCGCCACAgctttga
- the LOC4351544 gene encoding protein S40-7 — translation MDRLLLFRPRKPASSSSVAAVADGDLLERDVLWPASSAPGLLAALPDDEGSKKKKRAGPAAVRSASRPVPETAPLTPTAGAARSAPVRIPSEAAAAAGRRGRWAAAQSSVGGEDGDAAMVVPPHEVVARRAAAHSSVLEGAGRTLKGRDLRRVRNAVLRRTGFLD, via the coding sequence ATGGACCGCCTCCTGCTCTTTCGCCCCCGGaaaccggcctcctcctcctccgtcgccgcggtGGCGGACGGCGACCTCCTCGAGCGCGACGTCCTCTGGCCCGCCTCCTCTGCCCcaggcctcctcgccgcgctccccGACGACGAGgggagcaagaagaagaagcgcgCGGGCCCCGCCGCCGTACGGTCCGCCTCCCGACCTGTCCCGGAGACCGCCCCGTTGACCCcgacggcgggcgcggcgaggtcggcgccCGTGAGGATACCctcggaggccgcggcggcggcggggaggagggggaggtgggcggcggcgcagtcatccgtcggcggcgaggacggggaCGCCGCCATGGTCGTCCCGCCGCACGAGGTCGtcgcgcggcgcgccgcggcgcacAGCTCGGTGCTGGAGGGCGCCGGGAGGACGCTCAAGGGCCGCGACCTCCGCCGCGTCCGCAACGCCGTCCTGCGCCGCACCGGATTCCTCGACTGA